The sequence below is a genomic window from Venturia canescens isolate UGA chromosome 9, ASM1945775v1, whole genome shotgun sequence.
CTGATGCATGATGCACAGCTCGTGAATTCCGTTCAATTTACCACCGAGACCAGGACGGGGACATCGATGAACCATTGCGTCGAGAACCGGACAACCTCTGCCTTCGTCAAAACCTTCGATGTTTCTTCCTACCCGAGGATACGGAGGACCATTATCATTATTctcaaaagaaataatttcatttttaaatgaaaaaattgataaataaatcgaacgaattattcgaaattttggatttttcgagtttaaGGATTCTGACCTCCGTAATTAGCGTCGTCATCGACGATCCCGTGTCCGCTGCGTTTAAGGTAGTCACTGCCGTTCTTATCGTCGTTTCTGTCGCGAGAATGGTGCGTTTCGTTGTTCTTAGCGTGGGCGGCTCTCATAAGGTCTCGTTGGGCGGCGATGTTGGTACGAAATTCTTCGAGAGCCTTCCGCATTTTCTCTAGGGAATAAGCGGCAGCCAAGCGTGTCATAACGACGGCGTCCGCTTCTTGGGAGTTTCCCTCTCTGCCGTACTTGAGGGCGTCCTCGACGATGAGATTCTTGACGTTTTTAAGCCGATCGTCCATTTGATCGAGTTTATCTCTCTTCTCATCGTTGTCCTTGTCCGGGTGGGCATCTTCCTCGGCGGATTTCAGATTCTCTGCCATTGTTTTGTAATAGCGTTGGAGCATCCACTCGTCGTCCTGGTCCTGGCTGCCGGGTCGAGCGAGCAGAGCGGACTTTTTCTTCCTGCGATCGATCCCGAAATAGTCGGACCAGTCGATGTTCTTTTTGGCCAACTCGAGGTGATCCCGGTGATCCCGCTTGTTCAGCAATTTCGTCGGGGCGTGACTGCGGCTGTTTGGGTTCGTTATTTCCTTCTGACCCGGAGGAACTTTCGGCGAGTTTATCAGACTCTTTGGGCCTTCCGTGGAAGGGGTTTTGTGAACTGACTCCGTCGCCGGGGTCGACGGCGAGTCGTGCTCGTGCTCGTGACCCTTATCATCGTTTTCGTGATCGCGATCGCGCTTCTCCTCGTCGGAGCTCAATACCTTCTTATCATCCGTTCGATTATCTTTGGAACCGACTGTTTTCTGGGCTCCGAACAAAGGACCCAGGTCCTTGGCGACTTTGGGGTCGGTTATCACCCCCGTTGGCTCTTTCTCGTGGTGCAAAGGCTTCGGACTCCTCTTCGTCAACGGATAACGCTTCAACAGGACTCCGTACTCGCGGCCTATCGGGTAACGACCGTTTACGTTCCTCCGCTCCGTCGGCAACAGGTACGCCCAGTCCTGATCGCGCTCCCGATTACCAAAATCGCTGTTCGCCATCGACTCCTCACCCTCCTCGTCGCTGCCCTCGTccctcaatattttcttgttaCCACGACCCTTGGACGATTCCTGCTTGCTGAATATCTCCCCCCACGTCATCGCATCCGAACTCGTATCCCAGGGCTTGTTTCTACCCGATTTCGCCTGCTCTCCGACGTACCTGTCGTAGTTCGAGCGCAACGCGTCCCACAACAGGTAATCCTGGTTCTCCCCCATTCCTGTGACGCCGCCGCTACCTCCGCCCCCGTACATCGGACCCTTTTCCAACTCCTTGTACAATAACTCGGCCAACTCCTTGTCCGGTTCGCCGCTCGAGCCTCCGTGCTCGCCCGGCAACGCCCTCTTGTGACCGCTCGTTCTTTCTCGTTCTCGAAAGGAGGACGACACCGTTTCTCTCTGGGAACgtggagaaaaatcgattattattttcccgGATTTAAACGTTCCGGTTTCGAGTTCTGGTGCGGGACGCTTCGGGGAATTTTCAAGGTCATCGAATTAGGGACGACGCGACTCATTCGTCCGGGATCGTCCGAGGAACGGGAAGGAAACTTGGTGGATTAATTAAGCTCGATTAAACATtgggaatttttcaaaactccacGTTTTTTAGGCTCGACAACAATAATGATCGAATGGATCGGAGGCCACGAGAAGACGCACCTGGGCCGGAGAGTTTTCCAGGTAATCTAAAAGCGCTCGCTCCAATCGTTTGCTGTTGAAATTCTGGTACCCGCCGCCGATGTTCTCGAGCTGACCATTTTCTGCAACATTTCAAAAGCAGGTCCGAATACGAGCCCATTTTTGAGTCCACAAACCGGATAAGTGTACTggataacgaaattttttcgatctaTGACCCTGAATttgcaacgaaatgatctaaaaagactctccaataatttctgcaccgatacttcgtgaaataaaaaattggtgaatggcaaatgtttttttcgttcatttcgttggactccgacgttggGAACTTCAGCGACGTGTGTTCGATCTACTCATCACGgtggaatgaaattcgttaacGAAGATTCAGCAGCAAGTTTCGAAGCGAACAGATTTCGTGGGTTAGAGAATAAAgcacagaaataaaaatgtagaaaaaaagtattttaaaaagtcgaattttcgttaaaaataacgacgctgaagtttgcaacgttggagtccaacgaaatgaacgaaaaaaacatttgccattcaccaattttttatttcacgaagtatcggtccagaaattattggagagtctttttagatcatttcgttggactctaacgaagaaggaaaaaacatttgtaattcaccgattattttttatttcacgaaatatcggtgcagcttgaaaaactaagaatttgaaatttggcaggTAACAAGATTGGAAAATTAGTGAAATCATTGGGAGTTTTTTCACAtagtttcgttggactccaacgttgcgaacttcagcgttattcaaaatattaaaatatgtGCCGAGTTAATATTACCGATCGGTAAGAATTCGAGggcttcgtcctcgtcgtccgcCGAGTCTTGGTCCTGTTGCCTGCCGAAGGGGTCTTCGTTCCCAGGCTCGTTCGGACGATACTTGAAGTTTTCTAAGTCGCTGTAATAATCGTGGTGCGAGAGGTCGAGCGATCGTTGTTTTCTCGTGACCGCGTCGAGAGCGCTTTTCAGGGATTCCTCATCGGCGTGACGGGGTAGGATCGAACTGGCGGATACGAGAGCTGCGGCGCTGAGAACCAGGCACAAAGCCCGGCAGAGTCGAGCCATTTCAATCCTGGCGAAGAAAACAGAGGAGACGTTCGTCACGTTTCATACAGCTTcgggaatttttatatttggaGGACGAACCGTGAATATCGGGCGTAAAGATTCCTGGAGAAGCGCGCGAGAGTATTGAAATTCCTGACATTCACAGGCCCGCGACGAGGAACGCGAGGTTTTCAATTAAACTTATTGAAAATCGATCACTTTCGCGGTGGCCTCAGTCTCTTCGAatggggaaaataaaaaaacagcgGAATTGCGCGAAATTAAACTCTCGATGGACAAACTTTTACGGGAGGCTTGCGACGAGGCTCGTGCAACCAGTGACAGGTGGCTTTTCTGTAATAATGTCTGAAAAATCGAACCAAGCTTTCGGGGCTTAAATTTTTTCCCATCAGTCGAAAATTCACGTTGGGAAAGCATTTTTGTCTCAATTTATGTTCCAGTCTATTTTTAGCTCGTCAATTTCGATGCGAACGTCCACAAATAATTCTCAGAAACTTTCGTTAtaattaagatgatggatcagtcggtaatcacaaccgcgagtgcgagagagatagctgcaaattttgaaaaggacatttttccacatcgctcgtctgatcgaaaaaataaaaatgtcatcggatttttgcgatcgtgctgcgtacgatgacatttttattattttaatcggacgaacgatgttaaagagtttcaatttcaaaaattcgaggtgtgattaccgactgatccgtCATCTTAAAAGGAAAATTCTGCTTTCGGTACGTGCGGAATCTCGATTAACGAGTTTCCTGATTCTATTAAAAGAAGCATTGTCAATTCCTCTTGTGACATCTGCTACAATTACTTATTTCAAGATGACGAACTTTTCGTTACGAAACCTCATTTTCGTTGTCCGGACAAGAAGTATTGAGCCTCGCAGTTGCAGCTTCAGCGTCACGGGTTCGGACTTGGCAACAGCGCCAAGTCCGAATCTAAATATTCCACACTTAATAATCGTGAATTTTCTCCGACGCAGAAACAGCCtggattttcaattgtttcagAATCTTTAAAAAAGATCTTCGCGTTGGTTACGTTTTGTCTCGTCATACTATCCCCAATACATTTTAAGAACAATGGCATATAGAATTGAAATGACGAGACACGATTCGAAGTGCTGTCAAATCGATAAGCGTGGTGTTTCTAGAGCTGAATAAACGCAAGAACCCTCGAGCCTTTGTATCCGTTGAACAATACAAATTGTGAGGATCGATAAACATTTCGAATGACGTCTCGAGAAATTTGGGGCAGTGGCCTCTCGTTCGATTCATTCGGACCTCCCGAAATTCCGTTTCTGTCTGTATCGATAGATGTTTTAAATGGATAACCTCAAAAACAGTATTTACAAAACTTTTATCGAGAATTTCGAGTTTAGCACCACGATTGTgcgaatttttatgaaatttagaatgaatttttgttttttttatcgtaataTCGCTCATCAAATTCTGACTTGTGACTCGAGTTGATGCGATTCACAGTGGTgtacgaaaaataggaaagaaaagggagaaaaaaagtggatgaaaaaaacgaggcgAAATGAATAACTCCGAGGTTTTTTGAGCGAGCCCAACTGCTTGCTCAacagcaatttttattttaatatttatcgATCGACGCATTTCCATATTAAATATGGCGCAAACGAGAAAGGGTCTTTGACAAAGAAGGTCATAAAGGCTACAGAAGCACACCGAATTACGAGATGATCGATGGTCAATGTACGTTTGACATTTCCGAGGGTTCCCGGCGTCCCAGTAGCACACGCGGGTGTGAAATAAGAACGCAAATCGTTCGACTTTTCTACCAGATGTTTTCAGTATTTTCTTTCGTCTTTCAACTCGTACGGATTCGACGAATGCAACaacaaaaagaacgaaaacacGCAGAAACTTTTATTCTTGTTGCGAGCCGTCCACAAAGTCCCGGATGAATGTGAATATTTGATTTGATTAAttgaaacaattggaaaatcggaaaaaaagaTCGATCCACCTCGCCCTTTCcccacgaaaattttcttccatgCGAGAGCATTGAACATCGGAACTTCGTGATGCGAAAGACGcagaaaataaatggaaagaATACCGAACTTACCTTTATCTCAATCGTCCCTCATTCGATTTTACACAaaggggaataaaaaaaacttagtgCCAAACACGAGATGCTTGATGGCTTTGAACGGTTTGTCTGCGGGTGACAGGTCGCTCGAGCTCGGGCAATCCGTTTCTGCATACCACCACCACCGAACGCTGGAGCTTTTATACTGAGACTACTGAGAGAAAAGATCGATACAACGGCGCATGGCGTTTTTCTGGCGCAGCAACAAGTAAGACAGCGCCATGACAATAATATTGTCCGTGTTTATATACATTCATAAACACACGTACAGCCACCTCCGTTCGTTTTCAGCAAACAAAGAGGCGCAACTCGAAGTATTTCGCACCCTAGAAAAACCAACTTACGACCGTTTTTTCACAAGCtcataaaataaatagaaatatgTACATACTTTTATGACGGCGAGATGATGAAAGCGACGATGGGGTGTGCCTGCACGAAGGACCAAAGCTCCTTGACATGAAATATTATACGAAAAGCACGTATAAGAAAACCAGGCTCCGCTCCATCGACCCTCCGGACCgtaattacaaatttttatttattttttcatgtccaaCAGCCAAACCGAcaggaat
It includes:
- the LOC122415540 gene encoding uncharacterized protein is translated as MARLCRALCLVLSAAALVSASSILPRHADEESLKSALDAVTRKQRSLDLSHHDYYSDLENFKYRPNEPGNEDPFGRQQDQDSADDEDEALEFLPIENGQLENIGGGYQNFNSKRLERALLDYLENSPAQRETVSSSFRERERTSGHKRALPGEHGGSSGEPDKELAELLYKELEKGPMYGGGGSGGVTGMGENQDYLLWDALRSNYDRYVGEQAKSGRNKPWDTSSDAMTWGEIFSKQESSKGRGNKKILRDEGSDEEGEESMANSDFGNRERDQDWAYLLPTERRNVNGRYPIGREYGVLLKRYPLTKRSPKPLHHEKEPTGVITDPKVAKDLGPLFGAQKTVGSKDNRTDDKKVLSSDEEKRDRDHENDDKGHEHEHDSPSTPATESVHKTPSTEGPKSLINSPKVPPGQKEITNPNSRSHAPTKLLNKRDHRDHLELAKKNIDWSDYFGIDRRKKKSALLARPGSQDQDDEWMLQRYYKTMAENLKSAEEDAHPDKDNDEKRDKLDQMDDRLKNVKNLIVEDALKYGREGNSQEADAVVMTRLAAAYSLEKMRKALEEFRTNIAAQRDLMRAAHAKNNETHHSRDRNDDKNGSDYLKRSGHGIVDDDANYGGRNIEGFDEGRGCPVLDAMVHRCPRPGLGGKLNGIHELCIMHQMCHACDNEEEDCSRMFALGAEKICEAAEDPRNCLHIVSYWAIQPSPMAIASCHAGPESCLRRSYRYRHRGIYYQNGWLPYVPLDVSQLGER